In Pristiophorus japonicus isolate sPriJap1 unplaced genomic scaffold, sPriJap1.hap1 HAP1_SCAFFOLD_291, whole genome shotgun sequence, a single window of DNA contains:
- the LOC139248756 gene encoding probable G-protein coupled receptor 139 — protein MYQTVRLARKICYMIIAVTGVPVNLVAIVVLSRGKCGLSTCTTRYLVAMAAADLLVVITVVILYRISWYYFPWSFLDITPVCRVIRLLSCVATDCSVWFTVAFTFDRFVAICWQKLKTKYCTGRTAAVVLATSCILLSSKNVPFYFTIVPGYIIDNVQWFCYSMPAYYTDPGWLGFDWFDTVLTPLLPFAVILLLNALTVRHITVASRVRKGLRGESKGGNGSDPEMESRRKSVILLFTISGSFILLWLIFVIEFLYYSIAGIIPTDYNVSLYTFRQVGYILRNLSCCTNTFIYGVTQSKFREQLKSAVKYPFTSIIHLINKQNN, from the coding sequence tgaatttagtggcgattgtggtcctgtcccggggaaagtgcggtctgtccacctgcaccactcgctacctggttgccatggcagcggcggatctactggtggtcatcACTGTGGTCATACTGTACCGGATCAGTTGGTATTATTTCCCGTGGTCTTTCCTGGATATCACCCCTGTGTGTCGCGTTATACGTCTCCTGTCCTGTGTAGCCactgactgttctgtctggttcaccgtcgctttcacctttgatcgatttgtggccatttgttggcagaagctgaaaaccaaatattgcaccgggagaactgcggctgtggtcctggcaacaagctgcattctgctctcttCAAAAAACGTTCCCTTCTACTTTACAATTGTACCTGGatatataatcgacaatgttcAGTGGTTCTGTTATTCAATGCCAGCCTATTATACTGATCCCGGATGGCtgggatttgactggtttgatacggtattaaccccactgctcccattcgctgtaattttgttgctcaacgctctgacagtcagacacattacagtggccagtcgagtccggaagggactgaggggtgagagcaagggggggaatggcagtgacccagagatggagagcaggaggaagtctgtcattttactcttcaccatatccggtagcttcatactgctgtggctgatatTTGTTATAGAATTCTTATATTATAGCATTGCAGGAATAATTCCCACTGATTACAATGTTTCTTTATATACCTTTCGACAAGTCGGATATATACTGCggaatttaagttgctgcacaaacacatttatttacggggtgacccagtccaagttcagagagcagttgaagagcgcggtgaAATATCCGTTTACCTCAATTATACatttaattaataaacagaacaactga